The bacterium genome contains the following window.
CCGCGGCGGTGGTGGCGGCTACGGCGGCGGCGGTGGTCGCGGCGGTGGCGGCGGCTACGGTGGCGGTCGCGACCGCTACTAAGTCGCTGTAGCGCTCACACGCCTTCAGCCTCTGAACAGTTCCCGCAAGACCCGGCGCTTAGCCGGGTCTTTGCATTGGATCGGATATGTTCATGGAGCAACGATTCGGCTCTTCTGACTCTCCGCTGCGTTCCCGCAAGACGGTCGGCGAAATCCCGGACATCCGTGACCTTTCCCATATCCGTAAGCGCTTTCTGCGTGGTAGCGTTAGCACCATCGGCAGCGCCGACGGAGGATCAACGCGGGTATGCGTGGCTTCAGTCTCTTTCCCCAGTTATTGGATCGTCTGAGTCGCGCCCCCCAGGCGGCTGCGACACTCACCCCTGATGAAATGCAGCGGGCGATGGAGGCGATTTGCAATGGCGAAGCGGCCCGGTCGCAGGTCGGCGCGTTTCTGATGGCGATGCGTATGAAGGGACTCGCGGCCGAAGAACTCTTTGGTGCGTGGAACGGCTGGCAGGAGCGGGCGGCCTCCCTGGATGTTGTCGCCCCGACCCTGCACATGGCGCCAGGCTTTTCCGGTCAGGTCCGGACCCTGGATCTGACACTCCCGACCTCCCTGGTCGCCGCCGCCGCCGGTGCGCGGGTGCTCCTCATGGGGAGCGAGCCGCAGCCTCCCGCCTGGGGCATCACTCCCCGGGACATTCTCCAGGCGATGTACATCAAGACCGATCTCATGCCCGCCGACTGGGAGGCGAGCCTCGCGACCATCGGGTGGGCGTATGGCTACTTCCCGCATTACCTCCCCCGCTTTCATCGACTCAACGGCATCCGCCGGGAGCTCGGCATCGAGACCATGCTGGAGCCGGTGGAGCAGCTCCTGGCCCCCGCA
Protein-coding sequences here:
- the trpD gene encoding Anthranilate phosphoribosyltransferase, which produces MRGFSLFPQLLDRLSRAPQAAATLTPDEMQRAMEAICNGEAARSQVGAFLMAMRMKGLAAEELFGAWNGWQERAASLDVVAPTLHMAPGFSGQVRTLDLTLPTSLVAAAAGARVLLMGSEPQPPAWGITPRDILQAMYIKTDLMPADWEASLATIGWAYGYFPHYLPRFHRLNGIRRELGIETMLEPVEQLLAPAGVRFVLTSASSYAVGKAMAEVLGALHVERAAVLVNPANTTDLSMDQPNVVFRIAEGQVVERSLNARDLGLNELTLPSPAGLTLRELGQMYEEILSGRPHPYRDAVLLNAGHAIYVAGVTDDLQDALRRADEALLYGTAYRKLREFRTNFALK